The DNA window NNNNNNNNNNNNNNNNNNNNNNNNNNNNNNNNNNNNNNNNNNNNNNNNNNNNNNNNNNNNNNNNNNNNNNNNNNNNNNNNNNNNNNNNNNNNNNNNNNNNNNNNNNNNNNNNNNNNNNNNNNNNNNNNNNNNNNNNNNNNNNNNNNNNNNNNNNNNNNNNNNNNNNNNNNNNNNNNNNNNNNNNNNNNNNNNNNNNNNNNNNNNNNNNNNNNNNNNNNNNNNNNNNNNNNNNNNNNNNNNNNNNNNNNNNNNNNNNNNNNNNNNNNNNNNNNNNNNNNNNNNNNNNNNNNNNNNNNNNNNNNNNNNNNNNNNNNNNNNNNNNNNNNNNNNNNNNNNNNNNNNNNNNNNNNNNNNNNNNNNNNNNNNNNNNNNNNNNNNNNNNNNNNNNNNNNNNNNNNNNNNNNNNNNNNNNNNNNNNNNNNNNNNNNNNNNNNNNNNNNNNNNNNNNNNNNNNNNNNNNNNNNNNNNNNNNNNNNNNNNNNNNNNNNNNNNNNNNNNNNNNNNNNNNNNNNNNNNNNNNNNNNNNNNNNNNNNNNNNNNNNNNNNNNNNNNNNNNNNNNNNNNNNNNNNNNNNNNNNNNNNNNNNNNNNNNNNNNNNNNNNNNNNNNNNNNNNNNNNNNNNNNNNNNNNNNNNNNNNNNNNNNNNNNNNNNNNNNNNACTagaatttcatttatattttaaaattgtttttgttctgtttaaaacCATCAGACAAAAGACatacaaatacaatttctgcaattaaaaaaaaaaatgtaactgtacACAGCAGAATACACCGTTTATTGCAAACTGAAAACACCTGACGCCGCAGAAACAACAGTATTGCAATTCACCTAAAAGATATgaagagacaaaataaagaaactacTGATACAGCTCTCTCTTCCTTTAACTCTATGAAACTAACAGCTGTGTAAAGTTTGGTCCACCCCACCCAGTGAGTCTCCACATGCAGCACAGTGTCTCAGACGAGGCGCGGGACCCTGCAGGTCCACTGGAACAGGGCCGTCCCGGTTACTTCCTGCTTCAGATAAATAAGACGAGCGGCGGCGGCTTGAGGACGCCGCCATATTGCAACACTGAGCCAGAATTATTGCAAGCAAACACATAAGTGAGACCCTCTGAGTAGAGAAGGACCTGTGCCACAGAGCAGTTTGTCTCYAAAATCGaatcacataaaaaagaaaagaaaaaacaaccataCTGTTTTAACAGGAAGTTACAGAGCAGCTCGTTTCATTCAGCAGCCTCGCGCTGGTCCGACGTTCAAGTTCTACTCAAACATCCCTGATCAGGATCAAGTTTCCACACACCACATAAATTACTTGTACAATTTTGAAGCGTTGCTACCAGCAACTGTTCTGTAGTGAAGCTCCTATGAGCTAAATGTTGCTAACTAGTTTGAGTTCATGAGGCGAAGCATTGTGGCGGAGGAGCAGACGGTACCGTGTTGGCCGGGAGGCCAGCCGTGGTCACAGACCAGATCATCCACAGGACacgaacacgcacacacacacgcacacccacacacacacacacacgcagcatGTTTCTCcctaattacaaaaacattttcctgaagcctgatttttaaaaatttatctagtttagtcttttttttcttttttcctagaTTCATTAATTTGTGTATTGAATGTCTTTTGATGTGCTGTTTGCTTTGTACATTCTTGTTCAATTATGACTAAAAAATAATGAGGAGAAAGAGGCTCTGGCCCAGTCAGGAGGAAGCATGCCGAGTTGGGGGACCCAGCCCCATCAGAACATGGAGGATCAAACGCTGGCTGTTCGTTCAACTTGACACTAAGAGACATGTTACCATCAGAAAGCGGTGACCTCTGGAACATCGGGCTGATGGGAGTCATTTCTGATCAGCTGTGAAGCTCAGAGTGACGGGAACTGTGGCAGGAAGAAAAACGATCTGGGGGAAGAGAATTGAGGCGACACCAGGACATGTCGCTTCCTTCACAGGCCTACAGACTCCTGAGCTTCCAgcacaggtcaaaggtcagggcTGAGAGCTCAGTGAAAACCAGGACCACCAGTGTAGCAGGCTGTAGTTTGCTATGTGATCCAGCAGATGGCGCACActgacctgctgctgcctggCAGATCAACTGAAGGAGAACTgacttcatcatcatcagcagcagcagcagcagcagcatcatggaTCACGGTGCAGATCAAACCCCAAGGCACCGAGCTGTGGTCAGCAGTTAGAGAGGCGTGTGCTGAGccagcaggaagaggagcagcgaGGCGATGGCAGAACAGCTACTGACTGAACCTGAACGCACCCTGATGATGATGCAGTCAGTACCCTGCTGGCTGCCTGCGCCAACGACAGGCTGAAGCAGGAAACAACTATGgctcatgtttggttctggcaTCAGCAGACAGAAATATTAGCCAAAGATTCAATTTTCTTACCATTAAGGTTTCcaatccaaaacaaacaattgcACAAATCTCATCAGCTGCTCTGATTAAGTACGACGCTCTGAGCCCTGGTGAACCATCAGGGTCAACAGAGCGGCCCGAGCAGCCTGAGAAGACCAACATGTTGCCTGGATACCGAGGAAAGACCGCGTCATTACTCATGGAGGTTCCAAAACTTTCAGCCTAAGTTTTGGAAACACCAAGGAGCCGCCTGAGTTGAGAGTGAAAACCTGACTGTGAACCTGTTGGAGAGCTTGGCTGCGTCTGTCTGAAGGTGCAGGAAGCTCACACAACCCAAACGAACAAGCACAACAACCGTCTCTTCACCCCTCCAGCTTTCACCCAGCCAGCTACCAGAGAGAAGTCAGGAATGAGCAGACCTCCTCTGCCTCAGCATGCAGCGGTCACAACCTTCCCTGGTCTGACCATTGCTCCACTCCCAGTCAGAACCCTGACCATTCATTTCAAGCTCATGGGGCCTGCTATTTAAAACCTGATCTGGTGTGGTTCAGGACTACCAGTTTGTCCTTCACCAGTAGGATGGGAGGAGGCTGCTGGGGCCCGATTGGCTGAGCCCTGRTCAGTGAGCTGCTGACCTCTGCAGGACACCGTCCTATAAACCTGGAGGTCAGCTCCAGGTCACCTGAACCTCCTCAGTGCTTCCTCCCGYRYCCTGAGACTGGCTGGTTTGGTGATTGTGTTCAAATATTGATCAAAATAGTACATACAGAAGGTTCCTATTAAGACTACATTTATCATCCTCTAAGAAGAGAGRTCCTGCYTTCACCCCTCAGACCTCCACCCCCCACTGAGCTGGGTGGTTGGTCATAAAGTGAGGAAGTGTCAGAACATCAGCAGCTCTGGGTTGTTAACCTGACTTCTAGCTTCCTCTGGTCTGACTAAGGGAAACGAGGAGCAGCATCCCTGCATCAGAAGCTCCTCCCTCTGAGTCGCATTCAGTGCATCTCTGGGTTATCCTATTCTTCAGCATCAGGCCTCTGTCTGGTACGGTAAGGTTCGCCATCACACTAAGCAGAGTGTTGCGGTTGCTTGTAGAGTTTGGTTCTGAGCTGTGCGGCTCCTGAGCTGCGGGGTGCCGGGTGGGTGTGGGGTGGGTGTGTTCTGTCTTTAGAGCCAGCTGTGTCCTCTCAGGCACAGGAACGCTGCTGCGTTTCAGCCGAGGCCAGAGGAGGCCTAGAGGGGCATCAGCCTGGTGGTGTGGAACAGGAGCGGGTTCAGGTCCTCGGCCTGGACGGCCCGGTGAAGCGATGGCTCCGAGCGACTTCGCTCAATTTTTGGCATCAGTTCCTGCACTTGCTCAATGGCTACCAAGATCTGGAGGGACACAACCACATGTAGAGAAACGGTTCAATGATGCTAAGGAAGCAGGTTTCTAYAGACGGGTTTCTGAAGGACCTCAGTAGAACCGGAGTCACCCTGGAYCTGGACTGTTGGTGTGTTGAAATGAGCCAGAgcatctgcaggtttcaccaactcaaatctaaaactttttaaaaccttttctcaTCTTTCTCAGMTGTATTTCCCTCCATAGCAACATccttattgaaataaaattcttcCCCAGGCCAGCAGCTTTGTGTTTCTCATACCAAATATGGCAGCAGCCTCAAATCCAAAGTGCTACGTTTTTTATACACAGAATGCAAGTAGCATCRTATGAGCTAGTAACAGAAGAGGACCAGTGGTGAAAACTAACGTTGTCBRGTCAACTGCAGATAGATgcaaaaagctagctagctagctRGCAAGTCTACACTAGCAGCTAGCTAGCAGTAGCAACAAAGATGTCTGCACGGGACTCAAACTGTTGCCTGATGGAACGTCGCgccagaacaaaaacaaggacaaaACACTAACTAGAAAGCATGAGGTTAAATAGTACTAGTATTATCACAACAAAACAACTGCCCTGTCATTAACATATTAAAGGGCAACCTACATTTTTTTTWAAAATTAAWtttaagactttttaaggacttaattttaaatacagGCATTTAGGACTTTTTAAGGACGCACAGACAGCCGGTGTAGCTCTGGCTGGAGGTTKAGAGTTGACCTGCTGGAAGGTCAATCTGAACTCGTTCCAACTGAAGGCCTCACAAAATCAGTCCCTAGGCCACAAATGGTTCCCAGGCCATACTTTGGACACCCTTGCGTCATACCCTCTGTTAGGGTTGGGCAAAGGTGATAAARaaaatgtaattaaaaaagaGCTCTAACATATTGGTTTTCACATAAAGACATGTAGATGAAGGTGCAGGCTTTATGTTCACACTGCATCCATCTCCAGATGCTGCAACATTTGCATTATAATTTACTGATAAATGAATGTCTAATTAATTATTCATGAATCATGACAAAGATAGAAAAAGATTCAACCAAAACGCTTCAAGTGCTGTAAGTTTGCAGAGAGTCTATGAGGTCTATCCCTTATGTCCTTTCACTAATAATCACACTGTAATATTTTCATTAGATACACTGAAATGATCAAATTGAAGAATTTGCGGGATGATATGCTGGTactcatttcagcagcaagcaTCCATCTCTCTGACCCACCTGTGGAAAAAGGGGCCTCTCCTCCCGTTTGAACTTCAGGCAGTCAATGATGAGCCTCTTCATGGACTTGGGTGAGGTGCTGCACAGTTTACCGAGGTCTGGAGACAAGTAACCACGCCCCACCATGAACAGTATCTGAAGcacaaggaaaagaaaaaacaacatgcatCAGCCTGTGCCACATGAGCTGAAAGGCTGAACAAGAGGCTGCAGAGTTTGAGGTTCACTGAAGAGCAGCAGAGGACTGACCTGAACTGGTATGACTRGGAAGATAATGAAATGCTGTGTCAGCAACAATTAAGACTCTTASAATAGAAAATATAACTAAACACATCTGGTAGGAACTCAGACCATGTACTTTTCAGTGATGATCTAATTATATATGCGTACTTTGGCACTATGGTTtctcagttctgttttttttctccgtttctGTAGAAGCAGACTTTAAGGGTGTAATCCTGTATTCTCTCCGTCCTTCTTGTACCATAGTCTATTACATTTGAGTAAAACCCACAGCAGTTtctaaaaaaagtttataaGTATCAAGTATCAACATGGCAAAAGCTGTAAAGCTCCTCTTGTAAAAGGAAATCTCTTTCACAACAGACTGACGGACAATAATTCTGAGCAccaatttgctttaaaataataaagcaaatttgttactttattattatattcCTCACTCGTCCAATATATTCCAAATATTAGAATTAagctttaaaagtgttttttttagcagatgaCTACTCTGATGTGGCATTGTACAGTGAGCAGTCAGGGGCAAAAAGCACCTGCATCTGACCTCTGCTGTGATGTTTAGCATTGCTCTCATCAAGCAAAAGAGCAGAAAACCACTGATGGACACAACAGATCAGAACATCAAGCTGACCTGATCTGTGAGGTGTTGAGTTAGGCACACTGCCCAGAACCCTCCATGTTTTAGATACTTCCTGKTTCAAAACAACTGAGTCAAATCAAACTCGTGAACAGAACTCTGCAGAACCAGGGACAGCTAGAACATACAGGACACCGGCAGCTGGACAGATCTGGGTTAGTGAAGTGTCGGCACCAAACCTGGTCTCTGTTGTTGATATTGGAGTAAGGAAGCGTTCCCGACATCAGCTCAAACAGCACCACTCCATAACCGTACACGTCAGACTGGAAGGTGTACGGGTTGCTGTCCTGCATCCGGATCACCTCGGGAGcctggagagcagcaggagaaaatgcAGCAGCAACACGTTAGCATCAGACTTAGCACTTGCCTCCTAAAGAGAGCAGAATCCCTTTGTTTGTAATGCTGCRGCCATCTTGAGGATCCAGCAGAGGATCAGCGTAGATGTGGACATAAACCTGCTTTATATTCTGTTAACTGGTTGTCATGGTGAAGCACCAGTACTTTGAAGtgaagcagatgtttttttaatcagtgatGTTTAGTTAGTGGTGATAGTTGATGCTACCCACAgttaacaatttaaaatgtcaattatGTTTCCTTTTGTATTAAAACAGTGAAATCCTAGTTAAGACACTCATCACStccacacacagtgtgacgtcaccTCTGGTCCAAACAGCAATAATGAATGAATCACAGAAAGGCGTCTTAAGGCTCCTGGGTAGTTACCAGATGAATTCAMAGTTGAACACTTCTGGAAGTTGAATATGAAATATTGAGATGGAAACATCTCAATATTTAGTAGAGATCTTTGAACTCTACTAAAGGAAGTGTGATGCAACTCCCACAGGTCGCAGTTTGTTACCATTGTGTCTGATAACAACCAGGAAGATTTTACTGCTTTAGGAGATTTTCTCTRATGAACAAAGAGACAGTGCTGAAAATTattgctgtattttaaaataataaaaaagtgaacATAATGAAACTTTCAATTYATCCAGAAAACTGGCTGAAAGGGAGCCAGTGTGATTCTCCTTTAAATATGAAGCTAATGTGTTAGTTAAGGAACATGCTTATGGAGAGCTTACCATCCAGAGGATGGAGCCGCTGGGCTGCTCTACTTGCTGGGASCCGCTCCATCGATACTTCACCGTGGCCAAGCCAAAGTCACCGATCTTTACGGTCCAGCCCTCGTGGAGGAAAATATCTGGCAACAGAGCTGAGAAACGGTCCAGCAGACAAGTGGTGCAGAGGATCTTTGTATCACATACCACAAAAACCAGGCAGATATTTAAAGCAGTAAAAGGCAGTGGGGGTGAGGGGAGGGTCGCAGGGGAAACTAACCACCAAGGGAAAGTTTGTTGAAGCTCAAAACCTCAAATGTCAAATTAGTCAGCACCTAACAAGAATGAAGAAMATTTCACCTTCAGTTCCATATATTAGTTTAATGTCAAATGAACAAAGTATGGTTGAAGAATGactattctttttttgtatcacTTACAAACAAATTACTTTAATCCTATTTGAACCTTTAGAAGTTGCTGAACTCTGAGCTAAACTgagaaacataaacatgcatttattaaaGGGTAACACAGACAAAGCAAGGATACTGTTTGACTTCAGGTCTCGATGAATGATGTTCTTTGCATGAAGGTAACTatggaagagaagaagagcaaaatgaaataaaatccacaaatctgACACAAGGATTAACTCCACTGACCGGAGTCAAACATCCCTTCATGGAAATTCAACTTTCTGTTTCCTAGTTGCTCTTTATCTGTTCAAAAAAACTGTATAAGTTCAATTATTTKATTAAACTTaacaatttaatgtaaaaataaatcatctgttGATGAAGACACACTGGATGCCTCTCATTGTCAGACTTCCCCCCGTTAAAACGTGTTAGTGGAAAGTCATCTGAACRTCTTACTCCATGCCCTGCGCCGTCTGTCTGGCCACATCAATGCGACGCATTGTGTCAAACTTGGTTTCTGTGACGTGCAGATGGCGGTAAAGACTGCTCCCCTCACACCACTGGGTGATGATGGCAAAGTTGGGCTTAGTCATGAAGCCCATGAAGAGCAGGATATTGACATGGCGGGTTTTCCTGCAGAGCATAAATAGTAAGCATGTTAGAAACTCCCTTTATCTCATCCGCTGGATGTCAGTGGATCCCTAAGAGTCAGTTCATACTGAGGACATCAGAGTCAGATTTACCGCTTCACCATCTCTGATCAACCAAAGACCATTCTAATAGTAGCAGGACTGGGCCATACGGCTTTAATTTTTCTCGTCCCCGATCctattttaatccattttatttttttctcactttctttgcATAAAATTTTMttacaaatgacaaaaatatttccaaaaatgacttctatttcaaatgtcttttctGCCAGTTAGAATATTAGGGCCATATGAGAACATTTATTCCATATTATGATAAAacgtcattatttaccgaataactttgcattatttggtaaataatgacacttttaatgYAAAATTccattaaaacttgcatttaaagtccattaatagtgtcaactttgcattaaggCYgtcattatttaccaaatgacacttcataacaACAGtagtaaacattcatgaagcgtccttcatgttcatgacaggtgttctGTCATATTTATGATAGCGTGTCTGTTTTATGAACATCCCCTCAaataaagtcttttaaaaaaaatccagattttcaaaaatgaaatcttcaaaaacataatcaataaaatgaatttatcGCCTACCCccaaaaagcagaaatcaaCAGGATGCATTAGTAGTACTGAATGTWGAGTATGAACCACATGGCTGCTCACCGTAAGACCTGCATTTCATTCTTGAAGGCCTGCAGCTGCTCAGGCGTTGGCTCTTTAACCTTGAGGATCTTGATGGCCACGTCTCCGTGCCACTTGCCCTTGAAGACCGTCCCAAAGGAACCCGTGCCTATTCTCTTCTGCAGGGTGACTTCTCGATAGGGGACCTCCCAGTAGTAACTAGAGTCTCTGTAGCCTCCGCGGTGCTGAAGCAACACAAAGCGGCCCTTTACTCTCtacttcccccccccccatcagaGGACAACCATGGACCAGGCTGGAGACAACATACCACTTTCTTCTTGTCGTCGGATGAGGAGGATTTGCGTTCCTTGTGCTCTAAGGGGGACTTCTGCAGCCTCCTTCCGGGGGAGCCCAAAGAGGATGGGGGGCTGGTGGGGGGTTTGGGCGAGGGCTCTGGGCCTGTGGGGACACATAACACCGATAAGGATGAGACAAACCCGGATTGGAAATGAAACAAGAGCAGCTGTTGAGAGGAGGCTTACCTATCGTGTTGTATTTCAGTGTTTCCTACAAAACATTGGATAAAGGAACATTAGATGTTGGTCAGTTCAGGACACacattgttttaatgtacagcaggACTGTCCAAACAAAGCTGACCTCTAAGACAATGACGGTAGTAATGTCCACTGTGCTGACCATGTGGACGTTGGGGGTGGAGGTGGAGCGATGTCTCTGTAGAGACTGGCCATCTCCACCTGTTGTTGGAAAGTTAAAGGTCGGGGATAGGAGGCCTGATCTGGAACCGTTCCggaaaacacagtttttgtgCTAGAGTCAGTTTCACACATCAGAAGCTTTTGATTTCAATCCATCTGGTTTGGTTCAGAGCTTACCCAGCAGGCTCTGGGGTTAAGGCGAGGTTGCTCTGCGATGGAGAATTCTCAGGCAACAATATCTGAGGATAATCTGTGCAGGAATTGCTGTCACACCTGCACAAAACattcagagaacaaaaacacGATTTGCAACMAGTTTGTGCCCATAGACGGGTCAACAGCAACATATTAGTAATAATTGTACATGGGAGGTCAGACAGCTGAGCCTGACACTTGAGATTTGTTCAAGTGTCAGACTCTTTCATAGAATAAAAGTAACTTCCATTTAGGATTATTGAGAAACTATATGCATACAAACATTTGGAGAGTGACCTCACTCTCCAAATGTTTGTATGCATATACAAACATTTGTATATGCATACAAATGTTTGTATGCATATACAAACATTTGTATATGCATACAAATGTTTGTATGCATATACAAACATTTGTATATGCATTTCTCTTTCtatgaaaagaaagagaaatgcaGTCAAAAGTCTCAATAAAACCCTCAAAATCCagcaggaaaaaatataaatatctggtAAATTTGAACTTTAGACAAGTTTGAAGACCTGATGATGACTTGCCAGTAAGTAAAACTCACCGTTTGCTCACTGTATCCATGTCGACACACACAGTGGGGACTTTGCTGCTGCAGTGCTGGTGAA is part of the Poecilia reticulata strain Guanapo linkage group LG9, Guppy_female_1.0+MT, whole genome shotgun sequence genome and encodes:
- the araf gene encoding serine/threonine-protein kinase A-Raf, translated to MSSTSSYSSSGETSPEDVPRGGGGTIRVYLPNKQRTVVNVRQGQTVYESLNKALKVRGLSQDCCAVFRLLEGRKRLTDWDTDITPLVGEELLVEVLDDIPLTMHNFVRKTFFKLAYCDFCHKFLFNGFRCQTCGYKFHQHCSSKVPTVCVDMDTVSKRCDSNSCTDYPQILLPENSPSQSNLALTPEPAGSGLLSPTFNFPTTGGDGQSLQRHRSTSTPNVHMVSTVDITTVIVLEETLKYNTIGPEPSPKPPTSPPSSLGSPGRRLQKSPLEHKERKSSSSDDKKKVHRGGYRDSSYYWEVPYREVTLQKRIGTGSFGTVFKGKWHGDVAIKILKVKEPTPEQLQAFKNEMQVLRKTRHVNILLFMGFMTKPNFAIITQWCEGSSLYRHLHVTETKFDTMRRIDVARQTAQGMDYLHAKNIIHRDLKSNNIFLHEGWTVKIGDFGLATVKYRWSGSQQVEQPSGSILWMAPEVIRMQDSNPYTFQSDVYGYGVVLFELMSGTLPYSNINNRDQILFMVGRGYLSPDLGKLCSTSPKSMKRLIIDCLKFKREERPLFPQILVAIEQVQELMPKIERSRSEPSLHRAVQAEDLNPLLFHTTRLMPL